Within the Rosa rugosa chromosome 2, drRosRugo1.1, whole genome shotgun sequence genome, the region GCCTTAAACCCATCATATAATTAAGCTGATGAGAATTTAATGTAGGCTTTTAGAttcaaaatggaaaaaaaataatgaagagagaaaatgGTATTCACATTCATAGTGTACTTGGAATTTCAAAGAGAGCTTTTACAATTTTATTATTGAACTAGAATCAAGATAGTTTGCCTTTTGGGTACATAACAAGAGTACACAATCATGAACACCAAGATGAGAGATCCTCAAAATAGTTTGTTGTCTGCGGATATGTTTTTGTTATCAATTGATCTTCCTACAGTTGAGTCTCACTTCACCAGCATTTCCAGTAAGAGGCTTTATATTACCCATCTTGATCATTGAAGCAGAAAAGTCCTTCCAAAAATCAGATGGGCTCACGCTGTAGTGTTGCACCAGCTTATCACTGTCACTCCCATCGCCCTTGAACAACTCTTGATCAGAGTGAAGGAGACCCTTTGATTTCAACAAGGAACTAAAATACACTGTGTCGAATTTCTTCGTGGTTGCATCGAGTGGCTGTAAGTTGTTATCTCCACCATTTGACGGGCAGTTTCGTTTAGCAGAAGCTGCAAATTTGGCGTTTATGTTGGTGTCATTGTAAATTCTATCTCTGAAGGTAGTGCAGCGAGCAAGTCCAATGGTGTGAGCAGCTGAGAGGAGTACTAAGTCTTTGAGGTCAAGACCATGAGATTGGAAGTTAGATAGAAGCTGTGAGAAGCTGAAAAATGGGGGAGGCAGGTTCCTGTTCGCATCATTTGTGCTTGCTGTTGTTGCATCTCTTCTGCCCAGTTGGACATTGTACTCAGGACCTCCTAGCTGAAATGCACACACACAAATATCATTAAGCTTTCCATTTCTGGGATTCAGTTCAATCTCTCTTAATAGAAATGATAGTGTGCATGGTATCAAGAGGTGAAAATGCTTGCACTCACAAGGTATACAGAATCACGAGCTGCAACGGCTAATATATCAGCGCATGAGACAACACTACCCTTACAAGCTTTGTCGACAGCTGCTTTGATCTGGTCAATCACCTGGAATCCTCTGATTGAGCCGGCATTTGGTCCGGCTGTCTTCTCACCAGTGAACGTCGAAGTGTCATCTAGCAGAACTGATCCATCGCAACCCTGCAGTAGTCAACAGTATATAAACATGAATATGCATGTCATGATAATATAGTGTTAGGAACTGTGGATCGAATTAATTTGTTACAATAAAGTGTTCATTCCGAGTTAAACTTACGTTAACAAAGCAATCGTGGAAGTGCAAACGCAGTAGAGAAGCTCCCATACGCGGTTCATTTCTGACAGCTTGACGGACAATTTTTCTGATGGCTGGAAGTGCCTGAGGACACACTTTGTTGTAGAAGCCAGCACTTAGTTGTGCAGACGATGGTGTTATAACAATGGCAGCTAAAACTATAATACAGACTAGGAAAGATCGAAGAGAAGCCATGGCAAGTTCTTTTGTATTGCTGGTGAATGAGTATTGAACATCCACGAGTTTGAGTTTATATAGACGGAAACTTGCCAACTTGTTAATTTTAATCAGTATCTGTTCATATAAAATAATTAGCTGGTTTGATTTTGTGAAATGATCAAAATAGAGCCTGTTAATATATGTATAGACcagttccaacttccaagtgacgatTAATTTCCCGTGTGGTGTATTAAGATAATTAGAGTATATAATATGCATGCATCGACTTATTCCACTTTACTTGGTTCAAGCATTAAATCCATTgatcatccaaaaaaaaagaaacattaaaTCCATTGATATGACcaaaattgcttattttgttccATGCACAAAGACTAAAATTTTCATCAGAAGTTAAACCTCGTGATGTTTACAAGTTAAATATAATAAGTAGATATTGGTTTCAAAGCAATAACTTTCGTGCGTATATGTATCCgcattaatatgtaattaaggAAATGGAATGTAGATTAACTTTTGTGTAGATTCCAAGTTGAAGTTCAATAATCTAGTTGAAtcatt harbors:
- the LOC133732670 gene encoding peroxidase RIP1-like; its protein translation is MASLRSFLVCIIVLAAIVITPSSAQLSAGFYNKVCPQALPAIRKIVRQAVRNEPRMGASLLRLHFHDCFVNGCDGSVLLDDTSTFTGEKTAGPNAGSIRGFQVIDQIKAAVDKACKGSVVSCADILAVAARDSVYLLGGPEYNVQLGRRDATTASTNDANRNLPPPFFSFSQLLSNFQSHGLDLKDLVLLSAAHTIGLARCTTFRDRIYNDTNINAKFAASAKRNCPSNGGDNNLQPLDATTKKFDTVYFSSLLKSKGLLHSDQELFKGDGSDSDKLVQHYSVSPSDFWKDFSASMIKMGNIKPLTGNAGEVRLNCRKIN